The following are from one region of the Pygocentrus nattereri isolate fPygNat1 chromosome 20, fPygNat1.pri, whole genome shotgun sequence genome:
- the LOC108414923 gene encoding chemokine-like receptor 1, with amino-acid sequence MNSTPVTQTDVENKNNTTSSTSCSNAMCIFYVATEMIIFILGLAGNGLVIWIAGFKVKKSVVSTWYLSLAVADFIFCSTLPFVVAYTVSKDWTFGGFMCKFGSFMISLNMYSSIFLLVIISVDRCVLVMFPVWAQNKRTIRKALVTVILAWIIATTCSAPSAAFREIIYDNNSQKTICRYYNNKEQYAAIIACRFVFSFIVPFVIIIICYIFIIGKLKSNQTVNSKKPVKIMTVLIVTFLICWLPFQTLSLMGLFMPPNYPLVIAYVFSLLLAHANSCLNPFLYAFMGKDIKEHCYAFWSKIENSFKEEADQNTVQGTDTSSSLPRAITLFQFVHHK; translated from the coding sequence ATGAATTCAACCCCAGTGACACAGACAGATGTTGAAAATAAGAACAACACTACGAGTTCAACATCTTGCAGCAATGcaatgtgtattttttatgtagCAACTGAAATGATCATCTTCATCCTGGGTTTGGCTGGAAATGGTTTGGTGATCTGGATTGCAGGATTTAAGGTGAAGAAGTCAGTCGTCAGCACCTGGTACCTGAGCCTGGCAGTGGCTGACTTCATATTCTGCTCCACTCTGCCCTTCGTTGTGGCATATACAGTCAGCAAAGACTGGACCTTTGGGGGATTCATGTGCAAGTTCGGTTCCTTCATGATATCACTCAACATGTACAGCAGCATCTTCCTCCTCGTCATCATCAGTGTAGACCGCTGTGTGCTTGTTATGTTTCCTGTGTGGGCTCAGAACAAGCGCACCATAAGAAAGGCTTTAGTGACGGTCATCTTAGCTTGGATCATTGCAACAACATGTAGTGCACCATCTGCTGCTTTTCGAGAGATTATTTATGATAATAACAGCCAGAAAACTATTTGTAGGTATTACAATAATAAGGAACAATACGCTGCTATCATAGCCTGCcgatttgttttttcatttattgtccCATTCGTGATCATTATCATTTGTTATATTTTCATCATTGGAAAGCTGAAGTCCAACCAGACAGTAAATTCCAAAAAGCCTGTTAAGATCATGACGGTGCTGATTGTCACTTTCTTGATCTGCTGGCTGCCATTTCAAACACTTTCTTTGATGGGATTATTCATGCCACCTAATTATCCTTTGGTCATTGCATATGTATTTAGTCTCCTTCTTGCCCATGCCAACAGCTGTCTGAACCCATTTCTTTATGCATTCATGGGAAAAGACATTAAGGAGCACTGTTATGCTTTTTGGTCAAAAATTGAGAATTCATTCAAAGAGGAGGCGGATCAGAACACTGTCCAAGGAACAGATACCTCAAGCAGTTTACCCAGAGCAATCACCCTTTTCCAGTTTGTGCACCACAAGTAA